In Ctenopharyngodon idella isolate HZGC_01 chromosome 1, HZGC01, whole genome shotgun sequence, a single genomic region encodes these proteins:
- the vwa10.2 gene encoding von Willebrand factor A domain-containing protein 7 isoform X1 codes for MASLVVVTIFLLWGALFQPPQVAAFKPLFNDGSMTHREITQMAILRKTAEVCRDIATAQGRDFTLAINNKLTASAVQKACATSPDSSSALSSLGFYSVITEIYLSNAAIDAVFALSAARHVDNEAFIEGRDLITRGVAAVKASVQQESYISARITLGALCHTLQDFYSHSNWVELGSTAPFTPLIRPELPLNNLADRSTPTCKNCIGEDCSDNILPEIILHKKLTSGYFSIVFSAKPAGKCSHGGFLDRTSYRDPTGGINKDDISSSHGFLHQRAADMAINATMEMLQDIRLATGNRDFLRLMGLSHTSVLAFVIDTTGSMSDDIEEAKRVSFSIIDSKRGTPEEPSEYILVPFNDPDFGPLTRTKDADVFKARINSLTAFGGGDLPEMCLSGLLLALAGAPLSSDIFVFTDASAKDSQLKSTVQAMIQITKSTVTFMLTNPVSFRRRRDVSQSQQFNSRSIPQSDMQLYRDLAYISGGQAIEVTRATLSQATAVITDASTSALVTVLQVVRSPAIAENFSFVLDPSLSNVTVYITGDSPVFTLYSPTGVSQSGSVADGPLGSILTVGNLRRVKLNSDNQTGEWKISINSTRFYSLKVTGQSSVNFLFNFVEQIEGGDLTPKANRPFIGRNATLLVSVTGGDSFTVTDVLLVEASGSGVVNGTVKAVGATDFLVNVDRIPEGAFLVQLKGLLNDATRSLPSQFQRQSPTQQQGSRVTITAQPNSTIEPGIPFDLNFTLVSNNTESNYIIRARTDRGFSVSFPSSLNMGTEGSAQGTVTLTAPSDTESGTDVTLTIEAEDQGSGDSNYVALRFSVITKVTDFSSPVCQVVSIKADCPVECSTASWELSANLTDGNGTGISSVSFNRGNGSLSLSIVISEDGTNVTVASYNASCCSQEVELVVVDRVGNVGTCFTSIKSPSVDTTTVKPSTPSTPSTPSTPSTITNKPSTITTVITTPNRGCFVSFSMSVLLCNLIFFFFLCK; via the exons ATGGCTTCACTGGTTGTAGTGACCATATTTCTTCTTTGGGGGGCCTTGTTTCAACCCCCCCAGGTGGCAGCATTCAAACCTCTTTTTAATGATGGCTCCATGACCCATAGAGAAATCACTCAGATGGCCATCCTTCGCAAGACAGCAGAAGTGTGCCGTGACATAGCCACTGCCCAGGGACGAGACTTCACACTGGCT ATAAACAACAAACTGACTGCATCTGCTGTCCAAAAAGCCTGCGCAACATCTCCTGATTCATCTTCTGCCCTCTCTTCTCTGGGATTTTATTCAGTTATAACAGAGATTTATCTAAGCAATGCAGCCATAGATGCAGTGTTTGCACTGAGTGCGGCACGGCATGTAGATAATGAGGCTTTCATTGAGGGCCGGGACCTCATCACCCGTGGTGTGGCTGCAGTAAAGGCCAGCGTGCAGCAGGAGAGCTATATCTCTGCCCGTATCACACTGGGGGCTTTATGCCATACTCTACAG GATTTCTATAGCCACAGTAACTGGGTGGAACTGGGAAGCACTGCTCCTTTCACCCCCCTGATCAGACCTGAGCTTCCTCTCAACAATCTAGCAG ATCGCAGCACACCAACGTGCAAAAACTGCATTGGGGAAGACTGTAGTGATAATATTCTCCCAGAAATAATACTGCATAAGAAACTTACCTCAGGATATTTCAGTATTGTCTTCTCTGCAAAACCTGCAG GCAAGTGTAGCCATGGCGGCTTTCTTGATAGGACCAGTTATAGAGACCCCACTGGAGGCATCAATAAGGATGACATCAGCTCAAGTCATGGCTTCCTTCACCAGCGTGCTGCTGACATGGCCATCAACGCTACTATGGAAATGTTGCAAGACATCCGACTGGCCACAGGCAACCGAGACTTTCTTCG atTGATGGGCCTCAGTCACACCTCAGTTCTGGCTTTTGTGATTGACACCACGGGCAGTATGTCTGACGACATTGAAGAAGCCAAGAGAGTGTCCTTCAGTATCATAGACAGCAAAAGAGGAACACCGGAAGAACCTTCAGAATACATTCTAGTCCCATTTAATGATCCAG ATTTTGGACCTCTGACAAGGACTAAGGATGCAGATGTTTTCAAAGCGAGAATCAATTCCCTTACAGCATTTGGAGGAGGAGACTTACCAGAGATGTGCCTGTCAGGactgctg TTGGCACTAGCAGGTGCTCCTCTGTCTTCagacatttttgttttcactgatgcttcagcaAAGGACTCACAATTAAAAAGCACCGTTCAGGCCATGATACAAATCACCAAATCAACA GTCACTTTCATGTTGACTAACCCTGTCTCATTCCGTAGAAGACGGGATGTCTCACAATCTCAACAGTTTAATTCAAGATCAATCCCTCAGTCAGACATGCAGCTGTACAGAGACCTGGCTTATATTTCTGGTGGACAGGCCATAGAGGTCACAAGGGCTACACTGTCTCAGGCCACTGCAGTCATTACGGATGCATCTACCTCAGCCCTG GTGACTGTTCTTCAGGTAGTGAGAAGTCCAGCCATTGCagaaaacttttcttttgtgttGGATCCATCTCTGTCCAATGTGACTGTGTATATCACCGGAGACTCTCCAGTCTTTACCCTCTACAGCCCTACAG GTGTGTCTCAGTCAGGTTCAGTGGCAGATGGTCCTCTGGGTAGCATCCTGACTGTAGGGAATTTAAGGAGAGTAAAACTAAACTCTGACAACCAGACAGGGGAATGGAAGATCAGCATTAACTCTACACGCTTCTACAGCCTTAAAGTCACtg GTCAGAGTTctgtgaactttctatttaactTTGTGGAGCAGATAGAGGGAGGTGACCTCACACCGAAAGCCAATCGTCCATTCATCG GTCGGAATGCTACTTTGCTTGTCTCCGTGACCGGAGGAGATTCATTCACAGTGACTGACGTGCTTCTAGTTGAAGCTTCAGGATCTGGTGTTGTTAATGGAACCGTCAAAGCAGTGGGTGCGACAGACTTCCTGGTCAACGTAGACAGAATCCCAGAGGGGGCATTTCTGGTCCAACTCAAAGGGCTGTTGAATGACGCGACTCGATCTTTGCCTAGTCAATTCCAGAGACAGTCACCCACACAGCAACAAGGCTCTAGAGTTACCATCACG GCTCAACCAAATAGCACTATAGAGCCTGGAATCCCTTTTGATCTCAACTTTACATTGGTCAGTAATAATACAGAGAGCAACTATATTATCCGAGCCCGGACTGACCGTGGCTTCAGCGTGTCTTTCCCCAGCTCTCTGAACATGGGGACAGAGGGCAGCGCTCAGGGAACTGTAACCCTGACTGCACCTTCTGACACAGAGTCAGGGACGGATGTCACACTCACTATTGAAGCAGAAGATCAAGGGTCCGGAGACTCGAATTACGTGGCACTGCGGTTCAGTGTCATAACTAAG GTCACTGATTTCTCTAGCCCTGTCTGTCAGGTAGTGAGCATCAAAGCTGACTGTCCTGTGGAATGCAGCACAGCATCATGGGAACTCTCCGCCAACTTGACGGACGGTAATGGTACAGGCATATCCAGTGTGTCTTTCAACCGTGGGAACGGCTCTCTCAGCTTAAGCATTGTGATAAGTGAGGATGGCACAAATGTGACTGTGGCATCCTACAATGCTTCCTGTTGTTCTCAGGAAGTAGAGCTGGTAGTTGTGGACAGGGTGGGAAATGTGGGCACATGTTTCACTTCTATAAAGAGTCCCTCTGTAGATACAACCACAGTTAAGCCCTCTACACCCTCTACACCGTCTACACCCTCTACACCCTCTACAATCACCAATAAGCCTTCGACAATCACTACAGTCATAACAACACCCAATAGAGGCTGCTTTGTGTCTTTCTCAATGTCTGTTTTGCTCtgcaacttaattttttttttttttttatgtaaatag
- the vwa10.2 gene encoding von Willebrand factor A domain-containing protein 7 isoform X2, whose protein sequence is MASLVVVTIFLLWGALFQPPQVAAFKPLFNDGSMTHREITQMAILRKTAEVCRDIATAQGRDFTLAINNKLTASAVQKACATSPDSSSALSSLGFYSVITEIYLSNAAIDAVFALSAARHVDNEAFIEGRDLITRGVAAVKASVQQESYISARITLGALCHTLQDFYSHSNWVELGSTAPFTPLIRPELPLNNLADRSTPTCKNCIGEDCSDNILPEIILHKKLTSGYFSIVFSAKPAGKCSHGGFLDRTSYRDPTGGINKDDISSSHGFLHQRAADMAINATMEMLQDIRLATGNRDFLRLMGLSHTSVLAFVIDTTGSMSDDIEEAKRVSFSIIDSKRGTPEEPSEYILVPFNDPDFGPLTRTKDADVFKARINSLTAFGGGDLPEMCLSGLLLALAGAPLSSDIFVFTDASAKDSQLKSTVQAMIQITKSTVTFMLTNPVSFRRRRDVSQSQQFNSRSIPQSDMQLYRDLAYISGGQAIEVTRATLSQATAVITDASTSALVTVLQVVRSPAIAENFSFVLDPSLSNVTVYITGDSPVFTLYSPTGVSQSGSVADGPLGSILTVGNLRRVKLNSDNQTGEWKISINSTRFYSLKVTGQSSVNFLFNFVEQIEGGDLTPKANRPFIGH, encoded by the exons ATGGCTTCACTGGTTGTAGTGACCATATTTCTTCTTTGGGGGGCCTTGTTTCAACCCCCCCAGGTGGCAGCATTCAAACCTCTTTTTAATGATGGCTCCATGACCCATAGAGAAATCACTCAGATGGCCATCCTTCGCAAGACAGCAGAAGTGTGCCGTGACATAGCCACTGCCCAGGGACGAGACTTCACACTGGCT ATAAACAACAAACTGACTGCATCTGCTGTCCAAAAAGCCTGCGCAACATCTCCTGATTCATCTTCTGCCCTCTCTTCTCTGGGATTTTATTCAGTTATAACAGAGATTTATCTAAGCAATGCAGCCATAGATGCAGTGTTTGCACTGAGTGCGGCACGGCATGTAGATAATGAGGCTTTCATTGAGGGCCGGGACCTCATCACCCGTGGTGTGGCTGCAGTAAAGGCCAGCGTGCAGCAGGAGAGCTATATCTCTGCCCGTATCACACTGGGGGCTTTATGCCATACTCTACAG GATTTCTATAGCCACAGTAACTGGGTGGAACTGGGAAGCACTGCTCCTTTCACCCCCCTGATCAGACCTGAGCTTCCTCTCAACAATCTAGCAG ATCGCAGCACACCAACGTGCAAAAACTGCATTGGGGAAGACTGTAGTGATAATATTCTCCCAGAAATAATACTGCATAAGAAACTTACCTCAGGATATTTCAGTATTGTCTTCTCTGCAAAACCTGCAG GCAAGTGTAGCCATGGCGGCTTTCTTGATAGGACCAGTTATAGAGACCCCACTGGAGGCATCAATAAGGATGACATCAGCTCAAGTCATGGCTTCCTTCACCAGCGTGCTGCTGACATGGCCATCAACGCTACTATGGAAATGTTGCAAGACATCCGACTGGCCACAGGCAACCGAGACTTTCTTCG atTGATGGGCCTCAGTCACACCTCAGTTCTGGCTTTTGTGATTGACACCACGGGCAGTATGTCTGACGACATTGAAGAAGCCAAGAGAGTGTCCTTCAGTATCATAGACAGCAAAAGAGGAACACCGGAAGAACCTTCAGAATACATTCTAGTCCCATTTAATGATCCAG ATTTTGGACCTCTGACAAGGACTAAGGATGCAGATGTTTTCAAAGCGAGAATCAATTCCCTTACAGCATTTGGAGGAGGAGACTTACCAGAGATGTGCCTGTCAGGactgctg TTGGCACTAGCAGGTGCTCCTCTGTCTTCagacatttttgttttcactgatgcttcagcaAAGGACTCACAATTAAAAAGCACCGTTCAGGCCATGATACAAATCACCAAATCAACA GTCACTTTCATGTTGACTAACCCTGTCTCATTCCGTAGAAGACGGGATGTCTCACAATCTCAACAGTTTAATTCAAGATCAATCCCTCAGTCAGACATGCAGCTGTACAGAGACCTGGCTTATATTTCTGGTGGACAGGCCATAGAGGTCACAAGGGCTACACTGTCTCAGGCCACTGCAGTCATTACGGATGCATCTACCTCAGCCCTG GTGACTGTTCTTCAGGTAGTGAGAAGTCCAGCCATTGCagaaaacttttcttttgtgttGGATCCATCTCTGTCCAATGTGACTGTGTATATCACCGGAGACTCTCCAGTCTTTACCCTCTACAGCCCTACAG GTGTGTCTCAGTCAGGTTCAGTGGCAGATGGTCCTCTGGGTAGCATCCTGACTGTAGGGAATTTAAGGAGAGTAAAACTAAACTCTGACAACCAGACAGGGGAATGGAAGATCAGCATTAACTCTACACGCTTCTACAGCCTTAAAGTCACtg GTCAGAGTTctgtgaactttctatttaactTTGTGGAGCAGATAGAGGGAGGTGACCTCACACCGAAAGCCAATCGTCCATTCATCG GTCACTGA